One window from the genome of Lathamus discolor isolate bLatDis1 chromosome 24, bLatDis1.hap1, whole genome shotgun sequence encodes:
- the SLC25A44 gene encoding solute carrier family 25 member 44 isoform X2: MEDKRNIPIIEWEHLDKRKFYVLGICMTMMIRVSVYPFTLIRTRLQVQKGKSLYKGTFDAFGKILRTEGTAGLYRGFLVNTFTLISGQCYVTTYELTRKYVSRYTNNNAVKSLVAGGSASLVAQSITVPIDVVSQHLMMQRKGESMGRFKVRHQDGKGLLVFGQTKDIIGQIFKADGFRGFYRGYVASLLTYIPNSAVWWPFYHFYAEQLSSLTPKDCPHLLLQAISGPLAAATASTLTNPMDVIRARVQVEGKSSIILTFRQLLAEEGPWGLTKGLSARIISATPSTIVIVVGYETLKKLSLRPELVDSRHW; the protein is encoded by the exons ATGGAGGACAAACGCAACATCCCCATCATCGAGTGGGAGCACTTGGACAAGCGCAAGTTCTACGTCTTGGGCATCTGCATGACCATGATGATCCGGGTGAGCGTTTACCCCTTCACCCTCATCCGCACCCGCTTGCAGGTTCAGAAGGGCAAGAGCTTGTACAAGGGCACTTTCGACGCCTTTGGGAAGATCCTGCGGACGGAAGGCACGGCCGGGCTCTACCGGGGCTTCTTGGTCAACACCTTCACCCTCATCTCGGGCCAGTGCTACGTGACCACCTACGAGCTCACCCGCAAATACGTGTCCCGCTACACCAACAACAACGCCGTCAAGTCCCTGGTAGCGGGGGGGTCGGCATCCCTGGTGGCCCAGAGCATCACGGTACCCATCGACGTCGTCTCCCAGCACCTCATGATGCAGAGGAAAGGCGAGAGCATGGGCAGGTTCAAGGTGCGCCACCAGGATGGCAAAGGCCTCTTGGTCTTCGGCCAAACCAAGGACATCATTGGACAGATCTTCAAGGCCGATGGCTTCAGAGGTTTCTACAGGGGCTACGTGGCCTCGCTGCTCACCTACATCCCCAACAGTGCCGTCTGGTGGCCCTTCTACCACTTCTATGCGG AGCAACTCTCCAGCCTGACTCCTAAGGACTgtccccatctcctcctccaAGCCATCTCGGGGCCCCTTGCGGCTGCCACGGCTTCAACGCTCACCAACCCCATGGATGTCATCAGGGCTCGGGTGCAG GTGGAAGGCAagagctccatcatcctgaccttcaggcagctcctggcagaGGAAGGGCCCTGGGGGCTGACCAAGGGCCTCTCGGCCCGCATCATCTCAGCCACTCCTTCCACCATCGTCATCGTGGTGGGCTACGAGACCCTGAAGAAGCTGAGCCTCCGCCCGGAGCTGGTGGATTCAAGGCACTGGTGA
- the SLC25A44 gene encoding solute carrier family 25 member 44 isoform X1 yields the protein MEDKRNIPIIEWEHLDKRKFYVLGICMTMMIRVSVYPFTLIRTRLQVQKGKSLYKGTFDAFGKILRTEGTAGLYRGFLVNTFTLISGQCYVTTYELTRKYVSRYTNNNAVKSLVAGGSASLVAQSITVPIDVVSQHLMMQRKGESMGRFKVRHQDGKGLLVFGQTKDIIGQIFKADGFRGFYRGYVASLLTYIPNSAVWWPFYHFYAGGRQELHHPDLQAAPGRGRALGADQGPLGPHHLSHSFHHRHRGGLRDPEEAEPPPGAGGFKALVNWSLPLYPNWTIPMEARGRSRCLLLRLQAGCALQAQANPPAPCCEASGCDLGAPSRSTSWHHLRAGDWGGGWV from the exons ATGGAGGACAAACGCAACATCCCCATCATCGAGTGGGAGCACTTGGACAAGCGCAAGTTCTACGTCTTGGGCATCTGCATGACCATGATGATCCGGGTGAGCGTTTACCCCTTCACCCTCATCCGCACCCGCTTGCAGGTTCAGAAGGGCAAGAGCTTGTACAAGGGCACTTTCGACGCCTTTGGGAAGATCCTGCGGACGGAAGGCACGGCCGGGCTCTACCGGGGCTTCTTGGTCAACACCTTCACCCTCATCTCGGGCCAGTGCTACGTGACCACCTACGAGCTCACCCGCAAATACGTGTCCCGCTACACCAACAACAACGCCGTCAAGTCCCTGGTAGCGGGGGGGTCGGCATCCCTGGTGGCCCAGAGCATCACGGTACCCATCGACGTCGTCTCCCAGCACCTCATGATGCAGAGGAAAGGCGAGAGCATGGGCAGGTTCAAGGTGCGCCACCAGGATGGCAAAGGCCTCTTGGTCTTCGGCCAAACCAAGGACATCATTGGACAGATCTTCAAGGCCGATGGCTTCAGAGGTTTCTACAGGGGCTACGTGGCCTCGCTGCTCACCTACATCCCCAACAGTGCCGTCTGGTGGCCCTTCTACCACTTCTATGCGG GTGGAAGGCAagagctccatcatcctgaccttcaggcagctcctggcagaGGAAGGGCCCTGGGGGCTGACCAAGGGCCTCTCGGCCCGCATCATCTCAGCCACTCCTTCCACCATCGTCATCGTGGTGGGCTACGAGACCCTGAAGAAGCTGAGCCTCCGCCCGGAGCTGGTGGATTCAAGGCACTGGTGAATTGGAGCCTTCCTTTGTATCCCAATTGGACCATCCCGATGGAAGCCAGGGGGAGAAGCCGCTGCCTCCTCCTTCGCCTCCAAGCTGGTTGCGCACTACAAGCGCAAGCAAATCCCCCAGCGCCCTGCTGCGAAGCATCAGGATGCGACCTTGGTGCTCCATCCAGGAGCACATCCTGGCACCATCTGCGTGCcggggattgggggggggggtgggtttaG
- the SMG5 gene encoding nonsense-mediated mRNA decay factor SMG5 isoform X1, giving the protein MSQGGGAGESGEPEAKVLHTKRLYRAVVEAVHRLDLILGNKAAYQEVFKPENISLRNKLRELCVKLMFLHPVDYGRKAEELLWRKVYYEVIQLIKTNKKHIHSRSTLECAYRTHLVAGIGFYQHLLLYIQSHYQLELQCCIDWTHVTDPLIGCKKPVSASEKEMEWAQMACHRCLVYLGDLARYQNELAGVDTELLAERFYYQALSVAPQIGMPFNQLGTLAGSKYYNVEATYCYLRCIQSEVSFEGAYGNLKRLYDKAAKMYQQLRKCESRRLSPSKKRGKDIKRLLVSFMYLQSLLQPKSSSLDSELTALCQSVLEDFNLCLFYLPSPPHLSSSSEEEEEYESGYSFLPDLLIFRMVIICLMSVHSLKRAGSKQYSAAIAFTLALFSHLLNHVNIRLQAELEEGENPVPAFQSDSADDQEPREPLLEKETEGALGNHQPKEEQRKSDRKKSKKYSRLSCLRRRRHPQQLDESDLSEGFESASSQGSGKGSDGSESGSDKSDEEEAEAAFDVETDSEMNSQESRSDLEEMDEEAGDEGSGQGKNEPKEALKNCVDGTGLGDSKGSGICKAEAPEPGLNGPASLSTSESSIARNLQAMSTQLFQTKRCFRLAPTFSNILLKPSPDPPLLKDGMENKPCVNGELEKCSLAEQDDGSDSEESLSSNKSCRNERSLQEKLQIMSNEGLLLTVKVFLDWLRTNTDLILMCAQSSQSLWNRLSVLLNLLPSAADLQESGLALCNEVKDILNGAELPDLKANLLLPEDVALRNLPPLRSAHKRFNFEQDRPIFTPLEECIVRLCCIRSFGHFITQLQGSILQFNPELGIFISIAQAEQDNLLHQAQAQFHMAAEEARRNRLMRDMAQLRLQLEVSQLEGSLQQPKAHSAMSPYLVPDTQALCQHLALIKHLATSGRFIIIIPRTVIDGLDFLKKENAGARDSIRYLEAEFKKGNRYIRCQKDAGKSLERHKLKRQDLDAWNLYKILDSCKQLTVSQGNGEDDGTGMVTIITGFQLEDPSVFSAPMQAAIQAAAGASVELRNVLDFYKQWKELG; this is encoded by the exons ATGAGCCAGGGCGGGGGGGCCGGGGAGAGCGGCGAGCCCGAGGCCAAGGTGCTGCACACCAAGAGGCTGTACCG AGCGGTGGTGGAGGCCGTTCATCGCCTGGATCTCATCCTTGGCAACAAGGCAGCGTATCAGGAGGTGTTCAAGCCAGAGAACATCAGCTTGAGGAACAA GCTGCGGGAGCTGTGTGTGAAGCTGATGTTCTTGCACCCAGTGGATTATGGAAGGAAGGCGGAGGAGCTGCTCTGGAGGAAGGTTTACTACGAAGTCATCCAGCTCATTAAAACCAACAAGAAG cacatTCACAGCCGTAGCACCCTGGAGTGTGCCTATAGGACTCACTTAGTCGCGGGGATAGGGTTCTACCAGCACCTTCTCCTCTACATCCAGTCTCACTAtcagctggagctgcagtgctgcatcgACTGGACGCACGTAACGGACCCTCTCATAG GCTGCAAGAAACCCGTGTCTGCATCGGAGAAGGAGATGGAATGGGCCCAGATGGCATGTCACAGGTGCCTGGTGTATCTGGGAGACCTGg CTCGCTACCAGAACGAACTGGCCGGCGTGGATACGGAGCTGCTGGCTGAGAGGTTTTACTACCAGGCCCTTTCTGTGGCCCCCCAAATCG GCATGCCCTTTAACCAGCTGGGGACGCTGGCAGGGAGCAAATACTACAACGTGGAAGCCACCTATTGTTACTTACGCTG CATCCAGTCGGAAGTGTCCTTCGAAGGCGCCTATGGAAACCTGAAGCGGCTCTATGACAAAGCAGCCAAGATGTACCAGCAGCTGAGGAAGTGCGAGAGCAGGAGGCTGTCTCCAAGCAAGAAGAG AGGCAAAGACATTAAGAGGCTGCTGGTGAGCTTCATGTACCTGCAGAGCCTTTTGCAGCCCAAGAGCAG CTCCCTGGATTCGGAGCTGACGGCTCTGTGCCAGTCTGTGCTGGAGGATTTCAACCTGTGCTTGTTCTACCTGCCCTCTCCTCCTCACCTGAGCTCCAGCAGCGAAGAGGAGGAAGAGTACGAGAGCGGCTACTCCTTCCTTCCCGACCTGCTCATCTTCCGCATGGTGATCATCTGCCTCATGAGCGTCCACAGCCTCAAGAGGGCAG GTTCCAAGCAGTACAGCGCAGCCATCGCCTTCACCCTGGCCCTCTTCTCTCACCTCCTCAACCACGTCAACATCcgcctgcaggcagagctggaagaaggggaaaatccAGTGCCAGCCTTTCAGAGCGACAGCGCAG ATGACCAGGAGCCCCGGGAGCCGTTGCTCGAGAAGGAAACTGAAGGGGCCTTAGGGAATCATCAACCCAAGGAGGAGCAAAGGAAGAGCGACCGCAAGAAGAGCAAGAAGTACTCGCGCCTGTCGTGCCTGCGGCGCCGGCGGCACCCCCAGCAGCTGGATGAGAGCGACCTGAGCGAGGGCTTCGAGTCAGCCTCCAGCCAGGGCTCTGGAAAGGGCAGCGATGGCTCCGAAAGCGGCTCGGACAAGAGCGATGAGGAGGAAGCCGAAGCTGCTTTCGATGTGGAGACGGATTCGGAGATGAACAGCCAGGAATCTCGCTCCGACCTGGAGGAGATGGACGAGGAGGCGGGCGACGAGGGAAGCGGCCAAGGCAAAAACGAGCCCAAAGAGGCCTTAAAGAACTGCGTGGATGGCACCGGGCTTGGGGACTCCAAGGGCTCCGGCATCTGCAAAGCTGAGGCTCCGGAGCCAGGCCTCAATGGGCCGGCTTCGCTGAGCACGAGCGAGAGCAGCATCGCCAGGAACCTGCAGGCCATGTCCACCCAACTGTTCCAGACCAAACGCTGCTTCCGCCTGGCTCCCACCTTCAGCAACATCCTTCTGAAACccagccctgaccccccccTCTTGAAGGATGGGATGGAAAACAAGCCCTGTGTcaatggagagctggagaagTGCAGCTTGGCAGAGCAAG ACGATGGCTCTGACTCCGAGGAGAGCCTCTCGAGCAACAAATCCTGCAGGAATGAGCGTTCCCTTCAGGAGAAGCTGCAGATCATGAGCAACGAAGGGCTGCTGCTCACGGTCAAGGTCTTCCTGGACTGGCTGAGGACTAACACGGACCTCATCCTCATGTGTGCTCAG agctcccagagcctGTGGAACAGGCTCTCCGTGCTCCTGAACctcctgccttctgctgcagaCCTGCAGGAATCAG GCCTGGCCCTGTGCAATGAAGTCAAGGACATCCTGAACGGTGCTGAGCTCCCAGACCTAAAAGCCAACTTGCTGCTGCCAGAAGACGTTGCCCTCCGGAATCTTCCTCCTCTGAGGAGCGCGCACAAGAGGTTTAACTTCGAGCAGGACAGGCCCATCTTTACCCCCCTCGAGGAG TGCATCGTCCGCCTCTGCTGCATTCGGAGCTTCGGGCACTTCATCACCCAGCTGCAAGGCAGCATCCTGCAGTTCAACCCCGAGCTTGGCATCTTCATCAGCATCGCCCAGGCCGAGCAGGATAACCTCCTGCACCAGGCCCAGGCCCAGTTCCACATG GCTGCGGAGGAGGCTCGGCGGAACCGGCTCATGAGAGACATGGCTCAGCTTCGGCTGCAG CTGGAAGTTTCTCAGCTGGAGgggagcctgcagcagcccaagGCCCACTCAGCCATGTCCCCTTACCTGGTCCCGGATACCCAAGCCCTTTGCCAGCACTTGGCTCTCATCAAGCACTTGGCCACCAGCGGGAggttcatcatcatcatccctCGGACAG TGATCGATGGCTTGGACTTCCTGAAGAAGGAGAATGCCGGAGCTCGGGACAGCATCCGCTACCTGGAGGCCGAGTTTAAAAAGGGAAACAG GTACATTCGTTGCcagaaggatgctgggaagaGCCTGGAGAGGCACAAGCTGAAGAGGCAGGATTTAGATGCCTG GAATCTCTATAAAATCCTGGACAGCTGCAAGCAGCTGACGGTATCCCAAGGGAATGGAGAGGACGACGGCACGGGGATGGTCACCATCATCACAGGCTTCCAGCTGGAGGACCCCAGCGTGTTCTCAGCACCCATGCAG GCTGCCATCCAGGCGGCCGCCGGCGCCAGCGTGGAGCTCCGGAACGTGCTGGACTTCTACAAGCAGTGGAAGGAGCTGGGCTGA
- the BGLAP gene encoding osteocalcin isoform X1 — translation MESRMDAERSIPAPSPPCGLCPFPDGSGSSQTTIAAWAGPGCAGNTQGRAPAPYKGAAGAGQRGQSRHGSTMRLLLLLLPLLALGLCRTAPEGSVSTDSLSSKAFVSKRASTEMRRHKRNYAYDSSAYGAVRDPLEAKREVCEFNPSCDELADLIGFQEAYRRYYGLA, via the exons ATGGAGAGCAGGATGGATGCTGAGCGCTCCATCCCCGCTCCATCCCCTCCCTGCGGGCTCTGCCCATTCCCAGACGGATCAGGTTCATCCCAAACCACAATTGCTGCTTGGGCTGGGCCCGGATGTGCTGGAAATACCCAGGGCCGGGCTCCTGCGCCCTATaaaggtgctgcaggagccGGGCAGCGAGGGCAGAGCCGGCACGGAAGCACCATgaggctcctgctcctgctgctgcccctcctgGCCCTTGGCCTCTGCCGCACAG CTCCGGAGGGCTCCGTCAGCACCGACTCCCTGAGCTCCAAag CCTTTGTGTCCAAACGCGCCAGCACGGAGATGCGGAGGCACAAGAGGAATTATGCCTATGATAG CAGTGCCTATGGGGCCGTGCGGGACCCGCTGGAGGCCAAGCGGGAGGTTTGCGAGTTCAACCCCTCCTGCGATGAGCTCGCCGACCTCATCGGCTTCCAGGAGGCGTACCGGCGGTACTACGGCCTCGCCTGA
- the BGLAP gene encoding osteocalcin isoform X2, with product MESRMDAERSIPAPSPPCGLCPFPDGSGSSQTTIAAWAGPGCAGNTQGRAPAPYKGAAGAGQRGQSRHGSTMRLLLLLLPLLALGLCRTAPEGSVSTDSLSSKAFVSKRASTEMRRHKRNYAYDSAYGAVRDPLEAKREVCEFNPSCDELADLIGFQEAYRRYYGLA from the exons ATGGAGAGCAGGATGGATGCTGAGCGCTCCATCCCCGCTCCATCCCCTCCCTGCGGGCTCTGCCCATTCCCAGACGGATCAGGTTCATCCCAAACCACAATTGCTGCTTGGGCTGGGCCCGGATGTGCTGGAAATACCCAGGGCCGGGCTCCTGCGCCCTATaaaggtgctgcaggagccGGGCAGCGAGGGCAGAGCCGGCACGGAAGCACCATgaggctcctgctcctgctgctgcccctcctgGCCCTTGGCCTCTGCCGCACAG CTCCGGAGGGCTCCGTCAGCACCGACTCCCTGAGCTCCAAag CCTTTGTGTCCAAACGCGCCAGCACGGAGATGCGGAGGCACAAGAGGAATTATGCCTATGATAG TGCCTATGGGGCCGTGCGGGACCCGCTGGAGGCCAAGCGGGAGGTTTGCGAGTTCAACCCCTCCTGCGATGAGCTCGCCGACCTCATCGGCTTCCAGGAGGCGTACCGGCGGTACTACGGCCTCGCCTGA
- the SLC25A44 gene encoding solute carrier family 25 member 44 isoform X3: protein MEDKRNIPIIEWEHLDKRKFYVLGICMTMMIRVSVYPFTLIRTRLQVQKGKSLYKGTFDAFGKILRTEGTAGLYRGFLVNTFTLISGQCYVTTYELTRKYVSRYTNNNAVKSLVAGGSASLVAQSITVPIDVVSQHLMMQRKGESMGRFKVRHQDGKGLLVFGQTKDIIGQIFKADGFRGFYRGYVASLLTYIPNSAVWWPFYHFYAEQLSSLTPKDCPHLLLQAISGPLAAATASTLTNPMDVIRARVQGVLEPTSRPLGPR from the exons ATGGAGGACAAACGCAACATCCCCATCATCGAGTGGGAGCACTTGGACAAGCGCAAGTTCTACGTCTTGGGCATCTGCATGACCATGATGATCCGGGTGAGCGTTTACCCCTTCACCCTCATCCGCACCCGCTTGCAGGTTCAGAAGGGCAAGAGCTTGTACAAGGGCACTTTCGACGCCTTTGGGAAGATCCTGCGGACGGAAGGCACGGCCGGGCTCTACCGGGGCTTCTTGGTCAACACCTTCACCCTCATCTCGGGCCAGTGCTACGTGACCACCTACGAGCTCACCCGCAAATACGTGTCCCGCTACACCAACAACAACGCCGTCAAGTCCCTGGTAGCGGGGGGGTCGGCATCCCTGGTGGCCCAGAGCATCACGGTACCCATCGACGTCGTCTCCCAGCACCTCATGATGCAGAGGAAAGGCGAGAGCATGGGCAGGTTCAAGGTGCGCCACCAGGATGGCAAAGGCCTCTTGGTCTTCGGCCAAACCAAGGACATCATTGGACAGATCTTCAAGGCCGATGGCTTCAGAGGTTTCTACAGGGGCTACGTGGCCTCGCTGCTCACCTACATCCCCAACAGTGCCGTCTGGTGGCCCTTCTACCACTTCTATGCGG AGCAACTCTCCAGCCTGACTCCTAAGGACTgtccccatctcctcctccaAGCCATCTCGGGGCCCCTTGCGGCTGCCACGGCTTCAACGCTCACCAACCCCATGGATGTCATCAGGGCTCGGGTGCAG GGAGTTCTGGAGCCCACATCAAGGCCGCTGGGACCGCGCTGA
- the SMG5 gene encoding nonsense-mediated mRNA decay factor SMG5 isoform X2, with the protein MSQGGGAGESGEPEAKVLHTKRLYRAVVEAVHRLDLILGNKAAYQEVFKPENISLRNKLRELCVKLMFLHPVDYGRKAEELLWRKVYYEVIQLIKTNKKHIHSRSTLECAYRTHLVAGIGFYQHLLLYIQSHYQLELQCCIDWTHVTDPLIGCKKPVSASEKEMEWAQMACHRCLVYLGDLARYQNELAGVDTELLAERFYYQALSVAPQIGMPFNQLGTLAGSKYYNVEATYCYLRCIQSEVSFEGAYGNLKRLYDKAAKMYQQLRKCESRRLSPSKKRGKDIKRLLVSFMYLQSLLQPKSSSLDSELTALCQSVLEDFNLCLFYLPSPPHLSSSSEEEEEYESGYSFLPDLLIFRMVIICLMSVHSLKRAGSKQYSAAIAFTLALFSHLLNHVNIRLQAELEEGENPVPAFQSDSADDQEPREPLLEKETEGALGNHQPKEEQRKSDRKKSKKYSRLSCLRRRRHPQQLDESDLSEGFESASSQGSGKGSDGSESGSDKSDEEEAEAAFDVETDSEMNSQESRSDLEEMDEEAGDEGSGQGKNEPKEALKNCVDGTGLGDSKGSGICKAEAPEPGLNGPASLSTSESSIARNLQAMSTQLFQTKRCFRLAPTFSNILLKPSPDPPLLKDGMENKPCVNGELEKCSLAEQDDGSDSEESLSSNKSCRNERSLQEKLQIMSNEGLLLTVKVFLDWLRTNTDLILMCAQSSQSLWNRLSVLLNLLPSAADLQESGLALCNEVKDILNGAELPDLKANLLLPEDVALRNLPPLRSAHKRFNFEQDRPIFTPLEECIVRLCCIRSFGHFITQLQGSILQFNPELGIFISIAQAEQDNLLHQAQAQFHMFALVTGCGGGSAEPAHERHGSASAAAGSFSAGGEPAAAQGPLSHVPLPGPGYPSPLPALGSHQALGHQREVHHHHPSDSDRWLGLPEEGECRSSGQHPLPGGRV; encoded by the exons ATGAGCCAGGGCGGGGGGGCCGGGGAGAGCGGCGAGCCCGAGGCCAAGGTGCTGCACACCAAGAGGCTGTACCG AGCGGTGGTGGAGGCCGTTCATCGCCTGGATCTCATCCTTGGCAACAAGGCAGCGTATCAGGAGGTGTTCAAGCCAGAGAACATCAGCTTGAGGAACAA GCTGCGGGAGCTGTGTGTGAAGCTGATGTTCTTGCACCCAGTGGATTATGGAAGGAAGGCGGAGGAGCTGCTCTGGAGGAAGGTTTACTACGAAGTCATCCAGCTCATTAAAACCAACAAGAAG cacatTCACAGCCGTAGCACCCTGGAGTGTGCCTATAGGACTCACTTAGTCGCGGGGATAGGGTTCTACCAGCACCTTCTCCTCTACATCCAGTCTCACTAtcagctggagctgcagtgctgcatcgACTGGACGCACGTAACGGACCCTCTCATAG GCTGCAAGAAACCCGTGTCTGCATCGGAGAAGGAGATGGAATGGGCCCAGATGGCATGTCACAGGTGCCTGGTGTATCTGGGAGACCTGg CTCGCTACCAGAACGAACTGGCCGGCGTGGATACGGAGCTGCTGGCTGAGAGGTTTTACTACCAGGCCCTTTCTGTGGCCCCCCAAATCG GCATGCCCTTTAACCAGCTGGGGACGCTGGCAGGGAGCAAATACTACAACGTGGAAGCCACCTATTGTTACTTACGCTG CATCCAGTCGGAAGTGTCCTTCGAAGGCGCCTATGGAAACCTGAAGCGGCTCTATGACAAAGCAGCCAAGATGTACCAGCAGCTGAGGAAGTGCGAGAGCAGGAGGCTGTCTCCAAGCAAGAAGAG AGGCAAAGACATTAAGAGGCTGCTGGTGAGCTTCATGTACCTGCAGAGCCTTTTGCAGCCCAAGAGCAG CTCCCTGGATTCGGAGCTGACGGCTCTGTGCCAGTCTGTGCTGGAGGATTTCAACCTGTGCTTGTTCTACCTGCCCTCTCCTCCTCACCTGAGCTCCAGCAGCGAAGAGGAGGAAGAGTACGAGAGCGGCTACTCCTTCCTTCCCGACCTGCTCATCTTCCGCATGGTGATCATCTGCCTCATGAGCGTCCACAGCCTCAAGAGGGCAG GTTCCAAGCAGTACAGCGCAGCCATCGCCTTCACCCTGGCCCTCTTCTCTCACCTCCTCAACCACGTCAACATCcgcctgcaggcagagctggaagaaggggaaaatccAGTGCCAGCCTTTCAGAGCGACAGCGCAG ATGACCAGGAGCCCCGGGAGCCGTTGCTCGAGAAGGAAACTGAAGGGGCCTTAGGGAATCATCAACCCAAGGAGGAGCAAAGGAAGAGCGACCGCAAGAAGAGCAAGAAGTACTCGCGCCTGTCGTGCCTGCGGCGCCGGCGGCACCCCCAGCAGCTGGATGAGAGCGACCTGAGCGAGGGCTTCGAGTCAGCCTCCAGCCAGGGCTCTGGAAAGGGCAGCGATGGCTCCGAAAGCGGCTCGGACAAGAGCGATGAGGAGGAAGCCGAAGCTGCTTTCGATGTGGAGACGGATTCGGAGATGAACAGCCAGGAATCTCGCTCCGACCTGGAGGAGATGGACGAGGAGGCGGGCGACGAGGGAAGCGGCCAAGGCAAAAACGAGCCCAAAGAGGCCTTAAAGAACTGCGTGGATGGCACCGGGCTTGGGGACTCCAAGGGCTCCGGCATCTGCAAAGCTGAGGCTCCGGAGCCAGGCCTCAATGGGCCGGCTTCGCTGAGCACGAGCGAGAGCAGCATCGCCAGGAACCTGCAGGCCATGTCCACCCAACTGTTCCAGACCAAACGCTGCTTCCGCCTGGCTCCCACCTTCAGCAACATCCTTCTGAAACccagccctgaccccccccTCTTGAAGGATGGGATGGAAAACAAGCCCTGTGTcaatggagagctggagaagTGCAGCTTGGCAGAGCAAG ACGATGGCTCTGACTCCGAGGAGAGCCTCTCGAGCAACAAATCCTGCAGGAATGAGCGTTCCCTTCAGGAGAAGCTGCAGATCATGAGCAACGAAGGGCTGCTGCTCACGGTCAAGGTCTTCCTGGACTGGCTGAGGACTAACACGGACCTCATCCTCATGTGTGCTCAG agctcccagagcctGTGGAACAGGCTCTCCGTGCTCCTGAACctcctgccttctgctgcagaCCTGCAGGAATCAG GCCTGGCCCTGTGCAATGAAGTCAAGGACATCCTGAACGGTGCTGAGCTCCCAGACCTAAAAGCCAACTTGCTGCTGCCAGAAGACGTTGCCCTCCGGAATCTTCCTCCTCTGAGGAGCGCGCACAAGAGGTTTAACTTCGAGCAGGACAGGCCCATCTTTACCCCCCTCGAGGAG TGCATCGTCCGCCTCTGCTGCATTCGGAGCTTCGGGCACTTCATCACCCAGCTGCAAGGCAGCATCCTGCAGTTCAACCCCGAGCTTGGCATCTTCATCAGCATCGCCCAGGCCGAGCAGGATAACCTCCTGCACCAGGCCCAGGCCCAGTTCCACATG TTTGCTTTGGTGACAGGCTGCGGAGGAGGCTCGGCGGAACCGGCTCATGAGAGACATGGCTCAGCTTCGGCTGCAG CTGGAAGTTTCTCAGCTGGAGgggagcctgcagcagcccaagGCCCACTCAGCCATGTCCCCTTACCTGGTCCCGGATACCCAAGCCCTTTGCCAGCACTTGGCTCTCATCAAGCACTTGGCCACCAGCGGGAggttcatcatcatcatccctCGGACAG TGATCGATGGCTTGGACTTCCTGAAGAAGGAGAATGCCGGAGCTCGGGACAGCATCCGCTACCTGGAGGCCGAGTTTAA
- the PMF1 gene encoding polyamine-modulated factor 1 — MAEARNGGSSGGDGGGSGGDGGGDGGGSPGPGRAELFSTVVDAFLGKLVAAGSYQRFASCYRGFSRLQPELTKSIHSQFVAQLQASIKAEIQEVMEEGNLRAILNSLDAIVEQGKSQEEPAWRPSGIPEDDARSALVPSLLKHRSCLLRALRTKQEENRKAAAAVLEGRGRIRELQEQIQAHSRGWQALNEEQQELVLSLQEPQRGRGDALELESSSRRE; from the exons ATGGCGGAGGCGAGGAACGGCGGCAGCAGCGGAGGCGATGGCGGCGGTAGCGGAGGCGATGGCGGCGGCGATGGCGGCGGCtccccggggccgggccgcgctgAGCTCTTCAGCACCGTGGTGGACGCGTTCCTCGGGAAGCTGGTGGCGGCCGGGAG CTACCAGCGCTTCGCCAGCTGCTACCGcggcttctccaggctgcagccgGAGCTGACCAAGAGCATCCACAGCCAGTTCGTGGCCCAGCTCCAGGCCTCCATCAAG GCGGAGATccaggaggtgatggaggaaGGGAACCTGAGGGCGATCCTCAACAGCCTCGATGCGATCGTGGAGCAGGGAAAGAGCCAGGAGGAGCCTGCGTG GCGGCCCAGCGGGATCCCGGAGGACGACGCCCGCAGCGCCCTGGTCCCTTCCCTGCTCAAGCACCGCTCCTGCCTGCTCCGCGCTCTCCGGACCAAGCAGGAGGAGAACAGGAAAGCGGCGGCCGcggtgctggagggaaggggccGCATccgggagctgcaggagcagatcCAGGCCCACAGCCGGGGCTGGCAG GCGCTCAATGaagagcagcaagagctggtCCTGAGCCTGCAGGAGCCGCAGCGAGGACGTGGGGatgccctggagctggagtcctCATCCCGGAGGGAATGA